One genomic region from Proteus vulgaris encodes:
- the ribB gene encoding 3,4-dihydroxy-2-butanone-4-phosphate synthase has protein sequence MNQTLLSEFGNPFERVELALEALRAGKGVMVLDDENRENEGDMVFAAETMTTEQMAMSIRHGSGIVCLCITEERRQQLDLPMMVENNTSHFHTAFTVTIEAAQGVTTGVSASDRLTTVRAAAADNAKPSDLNRPGHVFPLRAQPGGVLTRGGHTEASIDLATLAGFKPVAVLCELTNDDGTMARAPEVITFAKKHNMPVLTIEDLVAYRLREEKKAG, from the coding sequence ATGAATCAGACGCTACTTTCCGAATTCGGTAATCCATTTGAGCGTGTTGAACTTGCTCTAGAAGCCCTTCGTGCTGGCAAAGGCGTAATGGTGCTCGATGACGAGAACCGCGAAAATGAAGGCGATATGGTTTTCGCAGCAGAAACGATGACCACAGAACAAATGGCGATGTCTATTCGTCATGGCAGTGGCATTGTTTGTTTATGCATTACAGAAGAACGCCGTCAACAACTTGATTTGCCTATGATGGTGGAAAATAACACCAGTCATTTTCATACGGCATTTACGGTCACGATTGAAGCAGCACAAGGTGTAACAACGGGTGTTTCAGCATCTGATCGTTTAACCACAGTACGTGCAGCGGCTGCTGACAATGCAAAACCAAGTGATTTAAATCGTCCTGGTCACGTATTCCCATTACGTGCTCAACCTGGCGGTGTGTTAACGCGTGGTGGACACACTGAAGCGTCGATTGATTTAGCAACTTTAGCCGGTTTTAAACCTGTTGCAGTGTTATGCGAATTAACAAATGACGATGGCACAATGGCAAGAGCACCAGAAGTAATTACTTTTGCTAAAAAGCACAATATGCCTGTGTTAACTATTGAAGATTTAGTGGCTTATCGTCTTCGTGAGGAGAAAAAAGCTGGCTGA
- a CDS encoding glutathionylspermidine synthase family protein, translated as MKRENIIERPDWREKATEFGFNFHTMYGEPYWSEDAYYQFSMEEVETLEETTEELHQMCLQVADKVANSEELLTRFQIPRHCWDFVRDSWKSSQPSLYSRLDLAYDGKSPAKLLENNADTPTSLYESAFFQWIWLEDQVNAGRLPQNADQFNSIQEKLIDRFAELRDQYGMRYLHMSCCQDTEEDRGTVQYLQDCAEEAQVTTDFVFIEDLGLGERGELTDLQDQIISNMFKLYPWEFMFREDFSTKLADAGIRWLEPSWKSIISNKALLPMLWEMFPNHPNLLPAYFYDGKAPDSLSRYVIKPLFSREGANIRIVENGKDIAVADGPYGEEGFIVQDFHPLPKFGDSYTLIGSWLVNDQSAGICIREDRELITQDLSRFYPHIILD; from the coding sequence ATGAAACGTGAAAATATCATTGAACGCCCGGATTGGCGTGAAAAAGCAACGGAATTTGGCTTTAACTTTCATACAATGTATGGCGAGCCTTATTGGTCTGAAGATGCTTATTATCAATTCTCAATGGAAGAGGTTGAAACGTTAGAAGAAACGACAGAAGAGTTGCATCAGATGTGCCTACAAGTCGCTGATAAAGTGGCTAATAGTGAAGAATTACTGACTCGCTTTCAAATCCCGCGTCACTGCTGGGATTTTGTGCGTGATTCATGGAAATCGTCTCAACCTTCACTCTATTCACGTCTTGATTTAGCGTATGACGGTAAAAGTCCGGCAAAACTGTTAGAAAATAATGCAGATACTCCAACTTCTCTGTATGAATCTGCTTTTTTCCAATGGATCTGGCTTGAAGATCAAGTCAATGCAGGTCGTTTACCGCAAAATGCCGATCAATTTAACAGCATTCAAGAGAAATTAATTGATCGATTCGCAGAGCTTCGTGATCAATACGGAATGCGTTATCTGCATATGTCTTGTTGCCAAGATACTGAAGAAGATCGTGGTACAGTTCAATATCTACAAGATTGTGCTGAAGAAGCCCAAGTAACGACTGATTTTGTCTTTATTGAAGATCTGGGTCTAGGCGAACGTGGTGAGTTAACTGATCTGCAAGATCAGATAATCAGCAATATGTTTAAGCTTTACCCTTGGGAATTTATGTTCCGCGAAGACTTCTCAACTAAACTGGCTGATGCAGGTATTCGTTGGTTAGAGCCTTCTTGGAAGAGCATTATTTCAAATAAAGCATTACTACCAATGCTTTGGGAGATGTTCCCTAATCACCCGAATCTACTGCCTGCATATTTTTATGACGGTAAAGCGCCTGATTCATTATCGCGTTATGTTATCAAGCCACTGTTTTCACGCGAAGGTGCAAATATTCGTATTGTTGAAAACGGCAAGGATATTGCTGTCGCAGATGGCCCTTACGGTGAAGAAGGCTTTATTGTTCAAGATTTCCATCCACTGCCAAAATTTGGTGATAGTTATACATTAATTGGTAGCTGGCTGGTTAACGACCAATCCGCAGGTATTTGCATTAGAGAAGATAGAGAGCTTATTACTCAAGATCTCTCCCGCTTCTATCCGCATATTATTTTAGATTGA
- the cpdA gene encoding 3',5'-cyclic-AMP phosphodiesterase encodes MESQLELSVKHKNTVRILQITDTHLFANVEDTLLGINTYRSYHAVLNAIREQGLDVDLIVATGDLVQDQTFEAYQHFADGIATLTPPCVWLPGNHDYQPAMIDALNQAGILSAKQVLIGDNWQMLLLDSQIQGVPHGELSDCQLDWLTRCLESQKHRDTIILLHHHPMPSGCTWLDQHSLRNSQELAERLKDHSQVKMMLCGHIHQEMDEMWNGIRLLATPSTCIQFRPHCTNFTLDTVSPGWRYLEMSLSSDEKGKIDTQVYRLAGTEFCPDLDADGY; translated from the coding sequence TTGGAAAGCCAGCTTGAATTATCGGTGAAACACAAAAACACCGTAAGAATATTACAAATCACAGACACCCACCTCTTTGCTAATGTGGAAGACACTCTGCTGGGCATTAATACCTATCGTAGCTACCATGCGGTATTAAATGCGATTAGAGAGCAGGGTCTTGATGTTGACTTGATTGTTGCGACAGGTGATTTAGTTCAAGATCAAACCTTTGAAGCTTATCAGCATTTTGCTGATGGTATTGCGACGCTAACACCTCCTTGTGTTTGGTTGCCGGGGAATCATGACTATCAACCTGCGATGATTGATGCTTTAAATCAGGCAGGAATTTTGTCAGCTAAACAAGTGTTGATTGGTGATAATTGGCAAATGCTATTATTAGATAGCCAAATTCAAGGTGTTCCTCATGGTGAGTTATCAGATTGTCAGTTAGATTGGCTAACACGCTGCCTTGAAAGTCAAAAGCACAGAGATACGATTATCTTGTTGCATCATCATCCTATGCCTTCAGGGTGTACATGGTTAGATCAACACAGTTTAAGAAATTCTCAAGAATTGGCTGAGCGTTTAAAAGATCACTCTCAAGTAAAAATGATGCTTTGTGGCCATATTCACCAAGAAATGGATGAAATGTGGAATGGTATTCGTTTGTTGGCGACACCTTCTACGTGTATTCAATTTCGCCCTCATTGTACAAATTTTACATTAGATACTGTTTCTCCGGGCTGGCGCTATTTGGAAATGTCACTTTCATCTGATGAGAAGGGCAAAATTGACACACAGGTTTATCGTTTAGCGGGTACTGAGTTTTGTCCTGATCTTGATGCGGATGGCTATTAA
- the ubiK gene encoding ubiquinone biosynthesis accessory factor UbiK, translating to MLDPKKLEQVARQIQNVLPQGIKDFGDDIDKKIRTVLQSQLNKLDLVNREEFDVQTQVLLRTREKLNRLEQRLNELEAGLLAKPQIEVSQVEEVEIVVETQAENKA from the coding sequence ATGTTGGACCCGAAAAAACTTGAACAAGTCGCGCGCCAAATCCAAAACGTTCTGCCACAGGGCATTAAAGATTTTGGTGATGACATTGATAAAAAAATCCGCACTGTTCTGCAATCTCAATTAAACAAGTTGGATTTAGTCAATCGCGAAGAGTTTGATGTACAAACTCAAGTTTTATTACGTACTCGTGAAAAACTTAATCGTTTAGAACAACGTTTAAATGAGCTAGAAGCTGGTCTACTGGCAAAACCTCAAATTGAAGTTTCCCAAGTTGAAGAAGTTGAAATTGTGGTAGAAACTCAAGCTGAAAATAAGGCTTAA
- a CDS encoding helix-turn-helix transcriptional regulator — protein sequence MPLFNFTLTLSGVSSDIDGLEDALFENGCNDALVCFYGKSVYLEFDRNANSLDEAISSAIMNVELTGMKIRVESVDSTMVGLSDIAELTGLTRQAIALLKDGLRGDGNFPSPIQRIKGQSPLWDWSVVADWLEKNNRLHKCPELSQHAKILCKWNLALRISNNENNIELQDTVEKILALRRQINE from the coding sequence ATGCCTTTATTTAATTTTACATTAACATTATCAGGTGTATCGAGTGATATCGATGGATTGGAAGATGCGCTATTTGAAAATGGTTGTAATGATGCTTTAGTCTGTTTTTATGGGAAATCTGTATATTTAGAATTTGATAGAAATGCAAATTCATTAGATGAAGCTATCAGTTCTGCAATAATGAATGTTGAGTTAACAGGGATGAAAATAAGAGTGGAGTCTGTAGATTCTACAATGGTAGGTTTAAGTGACATTGCAGAGCTAACAGGATTAACACGACAGGCAATAGCATTATTAAAAGATGGTTTAAGAGGTGATGGAAATTTCCCTTCACCCATTCAGCGGATAAAAGGTCAATCTCCATTATGGGATTGGTCTGTTGTTGCTGATTGGTTAGAAAAAAATAATCGTTTACATAAATGCCCTGAACTTAGCCAACATGCCAAAATATTGTGTAAATGGAATTTAGCTTTACGAATAAGTAACAATGAAAATAACATTGAATTACAAGATACCGTCGAGAAGATATTGGCGCTAAGAAGACAAATTAACGAGTAA
- the parE gene encoding DNA topoisomerase IV subunit B, whose protein sequence is MTQSSYNAKDIEVLNGLEPVRRRPGMYTDTTRPNHLAQEVIDNSVDEALAGHASKVDVILYEDQSIEVIDNGRGMPVDIHPELKVSAIELILAHLHAGGKFSNKNYQFSGGLHGVGISVVNALSKRIEVTVRRDGKIYQIAFENGDKVEELHEIGTCAKRDTGTSVHFWPDGSYFDVPRFSSKSLSHVLKAKAVLCPGVNVSFVDKVNNTQENWCYADGLTDYLSEAVAEFVRLPEEPFTGKFEGDNEAVEWSMLWLPEGGDLLTESYVNLIPTVQGGTHVNGLRQGVLDAMREFCEFRNLLPRGLKLTADDTWERCAYVLSVKMQDPQFAGQTKERLSSRQTSAFVANAVKNAFSLWLNQNVQIGELLAEMAISSAQRRMRAAKKVVRKKLTSGPALPGKLADCTSQDLRYTELFLVEGDSAGGSAKQARDREYQAIMPLRGKILNTWEVSSDEVLASQEVHDISVAIGMDPDSDDLSQLRYGKVCILADADSDGLHIATLLCALFVRHFPALVKEGHVYMAMPPLYRIDLGKEVHYALDESEKNAILQRLSRKKGKPNVQRFKGLGEMNPLQLRETTLDPNTRRLVQLVIDDENYQETLGMMDMLLAKKRSEDRRNWLQEKGDEVDIEV, encoded by the coding sequence ATGACTCAATCAAGTTATAACGCAAAGGATATTGAGGTTCTTAATGGTCTAGAGCCTGTACGTCGCCGTCCGGGGATGTATACAGATACAACAAGACCGAACCATTTGGCACAGGAAGTGATAGATAATAGCGTGGACGAGGCGCTTGCGGGACACGCATCGAAGGTCGATGTCATTTTATATGAAGATCAATCTATCGAAGTTATCGATAACGGGCGAGGAATGCCCGTCGATATTCACCCTGAACTTAAAGTCTCTGCTATCGAGTTAATCCTAGCTCACCTCCACGCCGGAGGAAAATTCTCTAATAAAAACTATCAATTTTCTGGCGGGTTGCATGGTGTGGGGATCTCGGTTGTTAACGCCCTTTCAAAGCGTATTGAAGTAACTGTTCGTCGTGATGGCAAAATTTACCAAATTGCCTTTGAAAATGGCGATAAAGTTGAAGAGTTACACGAAATTGGCACCTGTGCAAAACGAGACACAGGAACGAGTGTACATTTTTGGCCTGATGGCTCTTATTTTGATGTTCCTCGTTTTTCGTCTAAAAGTTTATCTCACGTATTGAAAGCCAAAGCGGTACTGTGCCCGGGCGTTAATGTTTCTTTTGTTGATAAAGTAAATAACACCCAAGAGAACTGGTGCTACGCTGATGGTTTAACCGATTATTTAAGTGAAGCTGTTGCTGAATTTGTTCGCCTTCCTGAAGAGCCGTTTACTGGCAAATTTGAAGGTGATAATGAAGCCGTTGAGTGGTCTATGTTATGGCTGCCTGAAGGTGGCGATCTACTCACTGAAAGCTATGTTAACTTAATTCCAACGGTACAAGGTGGTACACACGTAAATGGTTTACGCCAAGGCGTGTTAGATGCCATGCGTGAATTTTGCGAATTCCGTAATTTACTACCAAGAGGCCTTAAGTTAACTGCCGATGATACATGGGAGCGTTGTGCTTATGTATTATCAGTGAAAATGCAAGATCCTCAATTTGCAGGGCAGACTAAAGAGCGACTCTCCTCAAGACAAACCAGTGCGTTTGTTGCAAATGCAGTAAAAAATGCTTTTAGCTTATGGCTAAATCAGAATGTTCAAATCGGTGAATTACTTGCCGAAATGGCAATTAGTAGTGCCCAACGTCGTATGCGAGCCGCTAAAAAAGTAGTGAGAAAGAAACTCACTTCAGGGCCAGCATTGCCGGGTAAATTGGCTGATTGTACTTCTCAAGATTTACGTTATACCGAACTGTTTTTAGTTGAAGGGGACTCTGCGGGAGGCTCAGCTAAACAAGCGCGAGATCGTGAATATCAAGCGATTATGCCTCTGCGCGGTAAGATCTTAAATACATGGGAAGTTTCTTCAGATGAAGTGCTAGCGTCACAAGAAGTCCATGATATTTCCGTAGCGATTGGTATGGACCCTGATAGTGATGACTTAAGCCAATTACGTTACGGTAAAGTTTGTATCCTTGCGGATGCTGACTCAGATGGTTTACATATCGCAACCTTGCTGTGTGCTTTATTTGTGCGCCATTTCCCTGCTCTTGTTAAGGAAGGGCACGTTTATATGGCGATGCCACCACTTTACCGTATCGATTTAGGTAAAGAAGTTCATTATGCCCTTGATGAATCAGAAAAAAATGCCATTTTACAACGACTAAGCCGTAAAAAAGGAAAACCTAACGTACAGCGCTTCAAAGGATTGGGTGAGATGAACCCACTTCAACTGCGTGAAACAACGCTTGATCCTAATACGCGTCGTTTAGTGCAATTGGTGATTGATGATGAGAATTATCAAGAAACCCTAGGCATGATGGATATGTTGTTAGCGAAGAAACGCTCTGAAGATCGCCGAAATTGGTTACAAGAAAAAGGCGATGAAGTTGATATCGAAGTGTAA
- the ygiD gene encoding 4,5-DOPA dioxygenase extradiol translates to METKMMPALFIGHGSPMNVLEDNTYTRLWSKLGETLPQPKAILVISAHWYTDGTYVTAMSQPKTIHDFYGFPPELYAIEYPARGSIGLAALIEDLIDPIKLKLDMDQWGLDHGSWGILEKMYPNANIPVVQLSIDARQSAQWHYELGQKLVELRKEGVLIIGSGNIVHNLRMMDWQNSDATPYSWALAFNETVENSLRSDNVPEALFTILSTEEGRLAHPTPDHFLPALYLLGLKQEGEKVTVLNNDIVNKSLSMMTFQIG, encoded by the coding sequence ATGGAAACAAAAATGATGCCAGCGCTGTTTATTGGGCATGGTAGTCCAATGAATGTATTAGAAGATAATACATATACTCGCCTCTGGTCAAAATTAGGGGAAACGCTTCCTCAACCTAAAGCGATTTTAGTGATTTCAGCTCATTGGTATACCGATGGGACTTATGTAACAGCAATGTCGCAACCAAAGACAATTCATGATTTCTATGGATTTCCACCAGAGTTATACGCAATAGAATACCCAGCGCGAGGCTCGATAGGCTTAGCCGCACTGATTGAAGATCTTATCGATCCGATTAAATTAAAACTCGATATGGATCAATGGGGATTAGATCATGGGAGTTGGGGAATACTCGAAAAAATGTATCCCAATGCAAATATTCCTGTTGTTCAATTAAGCATTGATGCACGCCAATCAGCACAATGGCATTATGAATTGGGGCAAAAGCTGGTTGAATTACGTAAAGAAGGCGTCTTAATTATTGGTAGCGGTAATATCGTTCACAATTTAAGAATGATGGATTGGCAAAATAGCGATGCGACGCCTTATTCTTGGGCATTAGCCTTTAATGAGACAGTCGAAAACAGCTTACGAAGCGATAATGTGCCAGAAGCGTTATTTACGATTTTATCAACAGAAGAAGGGCGATTAGCGCATCCTACACCCGACCATTTTTTACCTGCGTTGTATCTATTAGGTTTAAAACAAGAGGGTGAAAAGGTAACAGTGCTGAATAATGATATTGTGAATAAATCACTAAGCATGATGACGTTTCAAATTGGATAA
- a CDS encoding DUF1190 family protein, with the protein MPMKRTKSINRDAFRKAFRPYRLAPVAIAITAVFALSGCEESDETVSLYMNAQECAQANPSQAAQCEDSYRTALQEAQRTAPKYATLEDCVAEFGDAQCTQTASIDGQPVSTENANNLSPDSSQMAQANSGGSFFMPLMAGYMMGRLMGGGAPAQPLFSSRNPTSPANGKFVDATGRNYGPAVGGRQMNVPKTAMTPKPSTTSTVTRGGFGNTVSRQAAAQRTSATNNNRSSTGSSSYRSGG; encoded by the coding sequence ATGCCAATGAAACGTACCAAATCGATTAATCGTGATGCTTTCCGTAAAGCATTTCGTCCTTATCGTCTGGCGCCTGTTGCAATCGCCATCACTGCTGTATTCGCGCTTTCAGGATGTGAAGAGAGCGATGAGACAGTTTCACTGTATATGAATGCACAAGAATGTGCTCAAGCGAATCCTTCACAAGCAGCACAGTGTGAAGACTCTTATCGCACTGCATTGCAAGAAGCACAGCGTACCGCACCTAAATACGCAACATTAGAAGACTGCGTAGCTGAATTCGGTGATGCGCAATGTACTCAAACAGCGTCTATTGATGGACAGCCTGTTAGTACTGAAAATGCCAATAATTTAAGCCCAGACAGCTCACAAATGGCTCAAGCTAACTCCGGTGGTAGCTTCTTTATGCCATTAATGGCGGGTTATATGATGGGTCGCTTAATGGGTGGCGGTGCGCCAGCACAACCTCTGTTTAGTTCGCGTAACCCAACAAGCCCTGCAAATGGTAAATTTGTGGATGCAACAGGTCGTAACTACGGCCCTGCGGTTGGCGGTCGTCAAATGAACGTACCAAAAACAGCGATGACACCAAAACCATCAACAACCTCAACGGTAACTCGTGGTGGCTTTGGTAATACGGTTTCAAGACAAGCAGCTGCTCAACGTACCAGTGCAACAAATAATAACCGTAGCTCAACCGGTTCATCTTCTTACCGTTCAGGTGGTTAA
- the yqiA gene encoding esterase YqiA → MPRILYLHGFNSSPKSAKAQAFRQWLEVTHPEIELLVPQLPPYPQEAAQLIETLVKESADDKLGLIGSSLGGYLSIWLSQRFNLPAVVVNPAIRPFDLLQDFLGENENPYTHQKYKLEPHHMDELLALRIPTITSPELIWLLQQTGDEILDYRQAVSYLGACRQTIESDGNHAFVGFERFFPKIIQFLKII, encoded by the coding sequence ATGCCTCGTATTCTTTACTTACATGGCTTTAATAGCTCACCTAAATCAGCAAAGGCGCAGGCTTTTCGCCAATGGCTTGAAGTGACTCATCCTGAAATTGAATTGTTAGTTCCTCAATTGCCACCCTACCCTCAAGAAGCCGCTCAGTTAATTGAAACGTTAGTTAAAGAGAGTGCCGATGACAAACTTGGATTAATTGGCTCATCATTAGGAGGCTATTTATCTATTTGGTTATCTCAACGTTTTAACTTACCTGCGGTTGTTGTTAATCCTGCGATACGACCGTTCGATCTTTTGCAAGACTTCTTGGGGGAGAACGAAAATCCTTATACACATCAAAAATATAAGCTAGAACCTCATCATATGGATGAGCTGCTTGCTTTGCGTATTCCCACAATCACATCACCTGAACTTATTTGGTTGCTTCAACAAACTGGAGATGAAATACTTGATTATCGTCAAGCTGTCTCATATCTTGGCGCGTGTAGGCAAACCATAGAATCGGATGGAAACCATGCTTTTGTGGGTTTTGAACGTTTTTTTCCGAAAATTATTCAATTTTTAAAGATAATTTAG
- the tolC gene encoding outer membrane channel protein TolC — protein sequence MKKLLSLLVTMSLAGFSTASQAEDLLQVYQKAKDSNPELRKSLAERNQAFEKINEARGSLLPQLGLGASADYKSGYRDARDTESNSIGANLTLTQSVFNMALWRQLNIQEKTAGMSDVTYQTSQQKLILDTATAYFDVLRAIDSLSFIEAQKEQVYRQLDQTTQRFNVGLVAITDVQNARANYDSVLAQEVAGRNQLDNALEKLRQVSGIYYINLASLNIARFSTTSPDSIEKLLKDAEERNLSLLSARLGQDLARENIRLAQSGHLPTVDLNASTGVSNSHSHGSALPPATAGNSRNSYNGQNSIGLSVSIPLYTGGRTSSQVEQAQYGFTSASEQLESVYRSIVQIARSSYNNISASISSIKAYQQVVVSAQSSLDATEAGYQVGTRTIVDVLNATTTLYDAKQKLSNARYDYLINQLNIEYARGTLNENDLIQLNNALGAEISTSPDSIIRPLTSPALNVAP from the coding sequence ATGAAAAAACTGCTCTCTCTTTTGGTCACGATGAGTTTGGCAGGATTCAGCACTGCAAGTCAGGCTGAGGATCTGCTCCAAGTTTATCAAAAAGCAAAGGACAGTAACCCTGAGTTACGCAAATCATTAGCTGAACGAAATCAAGCTTTTGAAAAAATTAATGAAGCTCGTGGCTCATTATTACCACAATTAGGATTAGGTGCATCTGCAGATTATAAAAGCGGCTACCGTGATGCAAGAGATACCGAATCCAATTCTATTGGTGCAAATTTAACGCTGACTCAAAGTGTGTTTAACATGGCTTTATGGCGCCAATTAAACATTCAAGAAAAAACAGCGGGCATGAGCGATGTGACTTATCAAACAAGTCAGCAAAAACTGATTTTAGATACCGCGACCGCTTACTTTGATGTTTTGCGTGCTATCGATTCACTGTCATTTATTGAAGCGCAAAAAGAACAAGTTTACCGTCAGTTAGATCAAACAACTCAACGTTTTAACGTAGGTTTAGTGGCAATTACTGACGTACAAAATGCGCGTGCAAATTACGATAGCGTACTGGCACAAGAAGTAGCTGGTCGAAATCAATTAGATAATGCATTAGAAAAACTACGCCAAGTAAGTGGTATCTATTACATTAATCTTGCCTCACTCAATATTGCTCGTTTTTCAACAACCTCACCAGACTCTATTGAGAAACTGCTAAAAGATGCTGAAGAGCGTAACTTAAGTTTATTAAGTGCACGTTTAGGTCAAGATTTAGCGCGCGAAAATATTCGCTTAGCGCAATCAGGTCACTTACCAACAGTAGATTTAAATGCATCAACTGGCGTATCAAATAGCCATAGTCACGGCAGCGCATTACCTCCAGCAACAGCAGGTAATAGTCGCAATAGTTACAATGGTCAAAATAGTATTGGTTTGTCTGTTAGTATCCCTCTGTATACTGGTGGCAGAACAAGCTCACAAGTTGAACAAGCACAATATGGTTTTACTAGTGCAAGCGAACAATTAGAATCGGTTTATCGTTCGATTGTCCAAATCGCTCGTTCTTCTTATAACAATATTTCTGCGTCAATCAGTAGCATTAAAGCGTATCAACAAGTCGTTGTTTCTGCGCAAAGTTCATTAGATGCAACTGAAGCGGGTTACCAAGTGGGTACTCGTACTATTGTTGATGTGTTGAATGCCACAACAACACTTTATGATGCAAAACAGAAATTATCTAACGCGCGTTATGACTATTTAATTAACCAATTAAATATTGAATATGCTCGCGGCACATTAAATGAAAATGACTTAATTCAGTTAAATAATGCACTGGGTGCAGAAATTTCTACTTCACCAGACAGCATTATCCGCCCGTTAACAAGCCCTGCTCTTAACGTTGCGCCTTAA
- the nudF gene encoding ADP-ribose diphosphatase has product MKKRENTPFLYGREDVKLLSQRDLYKGFFRMTEYRFKHRLFEGGWSEEVKREVFERGNAGVLLAYDPKRDEVVLIEQIRIPAYETSETPWLLEVVAGMVEQGESPEDVVRREAQEEAGVVVGRCEPIVSYLSSPGGTSERMHVYVGEVDATTAKGIHGLACENEDIRVHVVSREQAYRWVEEGVIDNAASVIALQWLQLHHIALRERWSVI; this is encoded by the coding sequence ATGAAGAAAAGGGAAAATACACCATTTTTATACGGTCGTGAAGATGTGAAATTGCTCAGTCAAAGAGATTTATATAAAGGCTTTTTTCGCATGACCGAATATCGCTTTAAACATCGCCTTTTTGAAGGAGGATGGAGTGAAGAGGTTAAACGTGAGGTTTTTGAACGAGGCAATGCTGGTGTTTTGCTCGCTTATGATCCTAAACGTGATGAAGTGGTGTTAATTGAGCAAATTCGTATTCCTGCGTATGAAACCAGCGAGACACCTTGGTTGCTTGAAGTGGTTGCGGGTATGGTCGAACAAGGGGAAAGCCCTGAAGATGTTGTTAGACGGGAAGCCCAAGAAGAAGCAGGGGTTGTTGTTGGACGATGTGAACCTATTGTGAGTTATCTTTCAAGTCCCGGCGGTACGAGTGAAAGAATGCATGTCTATGTTGGCGAAGTTGATGCAACAACGGCAAAAGGTATTCATGGATTAGCGTGTGAGAACGAAGATATTCGTGTTCATGTCGTGAGCCGAGAACAAGCCTATCGTTGGGTTGAAGAAGGCGTTATTGATAATGCAGCATCTGTTATCGCGCTTCAATGGTTACAACTTCATCATATTGCATTAAGAGAGCGTTGGTCAGTAATTTAA